One part of the Streptomyces ferrugineus genome encodes these proteins:
- a CDS encoding ABC transporter permease yields the protein MASTDTAVDNNKDGAPAAEQPQDPHDLAGLEAGLDALDSVQADRAPLRGTLLRKVLPPVTAVALVLVVWQLLVWAQIVPDYKLPSPSAVWDEVTDAWLQGTLLDYIWTSVSRGLLGFLMALAIGTPLGLLVARVAFVRAAIGPILSGLQSLPSVAWVPPAVIWLGLNDSMMYAVILLGAVPSIANGLVAGIDQIPPLFLRAGRTLGATGLRGAWHIVMPGALPGYLAGLKQGWAFSWRSLMAAEIIASSPDLGVGLGQLLENGRNNASMPQVFLAIFLILLVGIAIDLLIFSPLERRVLRSRGLLVTR from the coding sequence ATGGCCAGCACTGACACTGCCGTCGACAACAACAAGGACGGCGCCCCGGCAGCCGAACAGCCCCAGGACCCGCACGATCTGGCGGGGCTGGAGGCCGGGCTCGACGCACTGGACTCGGTGCAGGCCGACCGTGCACCGCTGCGCGGGACCCTGCTGCGCAAGGTGCTGCCGCCCGTCACCGCAGTCGCGCTGGTGCTGGTGGTCTGGCAGCTGCTCGTGTGGGCCCAAATCGTCCCCGACTACAAGCTGCCCTCGCCGTCCGCGGTGTGGGACGAGGTGACCGACGCCTGGCTGCAGGGCACGCTGCTCGACTACATCTGGACCAGCGTCTCGCGCGGCCTGCTCGGCTTCCTGATGGCGCTCGCCATCGGTACGCCGCTCGGCCTGCTGGTCGCCCGGGTGGCCTTCGTCCGGGCTGCCATCGGCCCCATCCTGTCCGGACTGCAGTCTCTGCCGTCCGTGGCCTGGGTGCCGCCCGCCGTGATCTGGCTGGGCCTGAACGACTCGATGATGTACGCCGTGATCCTGCTCGGCGCGGTCCCCTCCATCGCCAACGGCCTCGTCGCGGGCATCGACCAGATCCCGCCGCTGTTCCTGCGCGCCGGGCGGACCCTGGGCGCGACCGGTCTGCGCGGGGCCTGGCACATCGTGATGCCGGGGGCGCTCCCCGGCTATCTGGCGGGCCTGAAGCAGGGCTGGGCGTTCTCCTGGCGGTCGCTGATGGCCGCGGAGATCATCGCCTCCTCGCCCGACCTGGGCGTCGGCCTCGGCCAGTTGCTGGAGAACGGCCGGAACAACGCGAGCATGCCGCAGGTGTTCCTGGCCATCTTCCTGATCCTGCTCGTCGGTATCGCCATCGATCTGCTGATCTTCAGCCCGCTGGAGCGGCGGGTGCTGCGCAGCCGGGGCCTGCTGGTCACCCGCTGA
- a CDS encoding CopG family transcriptional regulator, whose amino-acid sequence MSEPTGKYSITMPRDIAEAAKARSGPSGLSAYVAAAVARQIERDNLNELIAVAEAEHGPVTDEEIQALRDQLHQARDNQATGGADAA is encoded by the coding sequence ATGAGTGAGCCTACCGGCAAGTACTCGATCACCATGCCGCGCGACATCGCCGAAGCCGCCAAGGCCCGCAGCGGCCCTTCCGGCCTGTCCGCCTACGTGGCCGCCGCGGTCGCCCGCCAGATCGAGCGCGACAACCTCAACGAGCTCATCGCCGTCGCCGAAGCCGAACACGGCCCCGTCACGGACGAGGAGATCCAGGCCCTGCGCGACCAGCTCCACCAGGCCCGCGACAACCAGGCGACGGGCGGAGCGGACGCCGCGTGA
- a CDS encoding DNA-binding protein codes for MSRSPAVPGGTLVLDSEGLAKAVLRDRAVTGWLALARADDLRVITSAATLVEVVHPRINRPALEWTHSRLIVEPVTEPLARHAAALLADAGLHGHKYAIDAMLSATALAAPGPATILTSDPEDLTALCGGRVTVIKI; via the coding sequence GTGAGCCGCTCCCCCGCCGTGCCCGGCGGCACCCTCGTGCTGGACAGCGAGGGACTGGCCAAGGCCGTCCTCCGCGACCGTGCCGTCACCGGCTGGCTCGCCCTGGCCCGCGCCGACGACCTACGGGTGATCACCTCCGCGGCCACCCTGGTGGAAGTCGTCCACCCGCGGATCAACCGCCCCGCCCTGGAGTGGACCCACTCCCGCCTCATCGTCGAACCGGTCACCGAACCCCTCGCCCGCCACGCCGCCGCCCTCCTCGCCGACGCCGGCCTGCACGGCCACAAGTACGCCATCGACGCCATGCTCAGCGCCACCGCCCTCGCCGCCCCAGGACCGGCCACGATCCTGACCTCCGACCCGGAGGACCTCACCGCGCTGTGCGGCGGACGCGTCACGGTGATCAAGATCTGA
- a CDS encoding argonaute/piwi family protein has product MTARPAPPSVSPAGSPSLIASTYFPEPLLQFADDGLHIDPKAGIARYGPRSWTASGRHPTRLRVGLIGTPDLVEAARAWMSSRAEGVLGDVNNPEFPGWMPDRGFFSTLEFDDAWNEELGQTELRQVLEIKSQKDRFYAALTLFETKFRQLAERDSIPDYVVIALSDQIVTRCGTADYTSKETGAVHRDLRRALKASAMKYRLPTQIVRAPTLDGRDRTPPSRIAWNFFTAMYCKAGGYPWSPYGLTPGTCYVGIGFYRPLGSAAATMQTSLVQAFDERGEGLVLRGHEFEWDPNKTGSRSPHLTAEGAHQLMALVLDRYEAVMKQTPARIVVHKTSRYWPDERDGFRAAIESRVRRYDLMALEAQSRVRLITTSKYPPLRGTRFSFGELDYLYTTGYISALNEFHGMHVPAPLQVADHVGQDSSRDALLKEVLALTKLNWNSAALGGLLPITIKFSGLVGEIMREIPADREPLPQFKFYI; this is encoded by the coding sequence ATGACGGCACGCCCTGCCCCGCCGAGTGTCTCGCCCGCCGGTTCCCCGTCCCTCATCGCGAGCACCTACTTTCCCGAACCGCTGCTGCAGTTCGCCGACGACGGCCTACACATCGACCCCAAGGCCGGCATCGCACGCTACGGGCCGCGTTCCTGGACGGCATCGGGCCGCCACCCCACACGTCTGCGCGTGGGGCTGATCGGCACCCCGGATCTTGTCGAGGCGGCACGTGCCTGGATGAGCAGTCGCGCCGAGGGCGTGCTCGGCGACGTGAACAACCCCGAGTTCCCCGGGTGGATGCCCGATCGCGGGTTCTTCTCGACGCTGGAGTTCGACGATGCCTGGAACGAAGAACTCGGGCAGACGGAACTGCGCCAGGTACTCGAGATCAAGTCGCAGAAGGACCGCTTCTATGCTGCGCTGACCCTGTTCGAGACGAAGTTCCGGCAGCTGGCAGAGCGGGACAGCATCCCCGACTACGTCGTGATCGCCCTGTCTGACCAGATCGTGACGCGCTGCGGCACGGCCGACTACACGAGCAAGGAGACCGGCGCAGTCCATCGCGACCTGCGCCGCGCCCTCAAAGCAAGCGCCATGAAGTACCGCCTGCCGACGCAGATCGTCCGAGCGCCCACACTCGACGGGCGCGACAGAACGCCGCCCTCCCGCATCGCATGGAACTTCTTCACCGCGATGTACTGCAAGGCGGGAGGCTACCCGTGGAGCCCGTACGGCCTCACGCCCGGTACCTGCTACGTCGGCATCGGCTTCTACCGGCCGCTGGGCAGCGCCGCGGCGACGATGCAGACCAGCCTCGTGCAGGCGTTTGACGAGCGGGGAGAAGGACTGGTCCTCCGGGGGCACGAATTCGAGTGGGATCCGAACAAGACAGGGAGTCGTTCACCTCACCTGACGGCTGAAGGCGCGCACCAGCTGATGGCCCTAGTGCTCGACCGGTACGAGGCGGTCATGAAGCAGACCCCGGCTCGTATCGTGGTCCACAAGACCTCACGCTACTGGCCGGACGAACGTGACGGCTTCCGCGCCGCCATCGAGTCGCGCGTGCGGCGCTACGACCTGATGGCGCTTGAGGCGCAGAGCCGGGTCCGTCTCATCACCACCTCGAAGTATCCGCCGCTTCGCGGAACCCGCTTCAGCTTCGGGGAGTTGGACTACCTGTACACGACGGGCTACATATCCGCGCTCAACGAATTCCACGGGATGCACGTTCCAGCGCCACTCCAGGTCGCTGACCACGTCGGCCAGGACTCTTCACGGGACGCCCTGCTGAAGGAAGTTCTCGCCCTCACCAAGCTCAACTGGAACTCGGCCGCACTGGGCGGACTCCTGCCGATCACGATCAAGTTCTCCGGGCTGGTCGGCGAAATCATGAGGGAGATCCCCGCTGACCGGGAGCCACTGCCTCAATTCAAGTTCTACATCTGA
- a CDS encoding HNH endonuclease: MAVPVAQQRKLTQRSGNICAFPDCGLLLTAQGTPEDPVVVLGEMAHIVAESPNGPRGDSPLTPEERNRYENLILLCNQHHQLIDSEGALAKYTVERLHAMKEAHEQRIERRLGGRSNVPSELPPIVNDTVYSNVLPVTQMPRYIYGAPCSAGRESEVRPAATSAGVMTPFILREGRLWAFQDLRDSGNPFADAVACTETERFSTKEWWTDPDKLGWYVALLNRSLNKLTGRLGLRLDHDHHRYYFEPEAAGVERSVPYRPLNANRATRSVVWQPKKRATGEARNYWLHRAVSLRFFLIGDNQWCLSVRPELRVTSDGFESMQAKYIGRQVTRKKSRLFNHDLLGEVQFWRDFLGRSTPRIFFPFGTDRQNLIVSTSLSSGQVRWPGIPAEHDMPFKNVEYVDDLFTWAEAEGLSDDDEDEEEALR, translated from the coding sequence GTGGCCGTACCTGTCGCGCAGCAGCGCAAGCTGACCCAGCGTTCCGGCAATATCTGCGCCTTTCCCGACTGCGGTTTGCTGCTGACTGCTCAAGGGACGCCGGAGGACCCCGTCGTGGTGCTCGGCGAGATGGCCCACATCGTGGCGGAGAGTCCGAACGGTCCGCGGGGCGACTCGCCGTTGACGCCGGAGGAGCGCAATCGGTACGAGAATCTGATCTTGCTGTGCAATCAGCATCATCAGCTGATCGACTCCGAAGGCGCGCTCGCGAAGTACACGGTGGAGCGGCTGCACGCCATGAAGGAGGCTCACGAACAGCGGATCGAGCGCAGGCTTGGCGGACGTTCCAACGTTCCGTCGGAGCTGCCCCCGATAGTCAACGACACCGTGTACAGCAACGTGCTGCCGGTTACGCAGATGCCGCGCTACATCTACGGAGCGCCTTGTTCTGCCGGGCGGGAGAGCGAGGTCAGGCCGGCCGCGACGTCTGCTGGGGTGATGACGCCGTTCATCCTGCGTGAGGGGCGGTTGTGGGCATTCCAGGATTTGCGGGACAGCGGCAACCCGTTCGCTGACGCGGTGGCGTGCACCGAGACCGAGCGCTTTTCCACCAAGGAGTGGTGGACGGACCCCGACAAGCTGGGGTGGTACGTCGCCCTGCTGAACAGGTCGCTGAACAAACTCACCGGACGACTTGGTCTGCGGCTGGATCACGACCACCACCGCTACTACTTCGAACCGGAGGCGGCCGGTGTCGAACGCTCGGTGCCGTATCGGCCGTTGAACGCCAACAGGGCGACTCGGAGCGTCGTATGGCAGCCCAAGAAGCGAGCGACCGGTGAGGCCCGCAACTACTGGCTTCACCGTGCTGTTTCGCTGCGCTTCTTCCTCATCGGTGACAATCAGTGGTGCCTCAGCGTCAGACCCGAGCTGCGTGTCACATCGGACGGCTTCGAGTCCATGCAGGCCAAGTACATCGGGCGGCAAGTTACCCGGAAAAAGTCCCGTCTGTTCAACCACGACCTCCTGGGCGAAGTTCAGTTCTGGCGGGACTTCCTCGGCAGGAGTACTCCGCGGATCTTCTTCCCCTTCGGCACCGACAGGCAGAATCTGATCGTCTCGACGTCACTGAGCAGCGGGCAGGTCCGCTGGCCGGGCATTCCCGCCGAGCACGACATGCCCTTCAAGAATGTCGAGTACGTGGACGACCTCTTCACCTGGGCCGAGGCGGAGGGCCTGAGCGACGACGACGAGGACGAGGAGGAAGCCCTGCGATGA
- a CDS encoding tyrosine-type recombinase/integrase translates to MAGEFGAELVRAIRAGLAQGASPMYGPRGPSKMSWYAFATEYARAHWPGRAAKTRDEVSEALTAITMAMCWDMPGRPKGQLLRRALRHWAFVVPGPEQREIPAEDRLVLQWVAKASRPLVDLHDPVLARDVLESLRRKLDGGEAAVETMRRKRKVLVHALHYAVERGELGSHPLEKIRWRVPKPSVSVDPRVVANPHQARELLDAVSYVGDFRRARGRRLVGFFAGMYYAGLRPEEAVAVALPDCRLPLTGWGRLVLHRTLPQAGKRWTDSGKFHDERGLKNRPPGETRVVPLPPHLVTMWREHVATFGTADDGRLFFTEQGRIITYTTYNRVWHETRELALPPALTSTPLAKRPYDLRHSALSTWLCAGADPAEVAQRAGNSVEVLLSRYAKCLYDRQSINNQRIEGLLSSYDRPPEVDQ, encoded by the coding sequence ATGGCCGGCGAGTTCGGTGCGGAGCTGGTGCGGGCCATCCGGGCGGGCCTGGCCCAGGGCGCCAGCCCCATGTACGGCCCCCGCGGTCCGTCCAAGATGAGCTGGTACGCCTTCGCGACCGAGTACGCGCGGGCGCACTGGCCCGGCCGTGCGGCGAAGACCCGGGACGAGGTCAGCGAGGCGCTCACCGCGATCACCATGGCGATGTGCTGGGACATGCCCGGCCGCCCGAAGGGGCAGCTTCTGCGCCGTGCCCTGCGGCACTGGGCCTTTGTCGTACCCGGTCCGGAGCAGCGGGAGATCCCGGCGGAGGACCGGCTGGTCTTGCAGTGGGTGGCGAAGGCGTCTCGGCCGTTGGTCGACCTGCATGATCCGGTCCTGGCGCGGGATGTGCTGGAGTCGCTGCGCCGCAAGCTCGATGGGGGTGAGGCGGCGGTGGAGACGATGCGCCGCAAGCGCAAGGTGCTGGTGCACGCGCTCCACTACGCGGTGGAGCGGGGTGAGTTGGGCAGTCATCCGCTGGAAAAAATCCGATGGAGGGTCCCCAAGCCGTCGGTCTCGGTGGACCCGCGGGTGGTGGCCAACCCTCACCAGGCGAGGGAGCTGCTGGACGCCGTCTCCTACGTGGGCGACTTTCGGCGGGCCCGGGGGCGTCGGCTGGTCGGGTTCTTCGCTGGCATGTACTACGCGGGTCTGCGTCCGGAAGAGGCGGTCGCGGTGGCGCTGCCGGACTGTCGTCTGCCCCTAACCGGTTGGGGGCGGCTGGTCCTGCATCGCACGCTGCCGCAGGCGGGCAAGCGGTGGACCGACAGCGGCAAGTTCCACGACGAGCGCGGGCTGAAGAACCGCCCGCCGGGAGAGACGCGGGTGGTGCCGTTGCCGCCGCACCTGGTGACGATGTGGAGGGAGCACGTCGCCACGTTCGGCACGGCTGACGACGGCCGGCTGTTCTTCACCGAGCAGGGCCGGATCATCACTTACACCACCTACAACCGGGTCTGGCACGAGACCCGCGAACTGGCTCTGCCGCCCGCGCTCACCAGCACCCCGCTCGCGAAGCGCCCGTACGACCTGCGGCATTCGGCCCTGTCCACCTGGCTGTGTGCGGGCGCGGACCCGGCCGAGGTCGCCCAGCGGGCCGGCAACAGCGTCGAGGTCCTGCTGAGCCGCTACGCGAAGTGCCTGTACGACCGGCAGTCCATCAACAACCAGCGCATCGAAGGGCTCCTGAGCTCCTACGACCGACCCCCCGAGGTAGATCAGTAG
- a CDS encoding nucleotidyl transferase AbiEii/AbiGii toxin family protein translates to MDELHRRLIRIGLDALADDFGYALAGGYAVQAHQIVNRVSDDVDLFAPINRATTEMPEATERVIAAYEAAGFTVELAHQNSEHTYTRLNVTDPVSGTQNKVELVAEFLNHPPVPSELGPVLHPDDVAAGKTTALDGRAEVRDAIDVDGLLKAGYTRERLMELAKQNDGGFDPRMFADSLARVQRYTDKQFAAYGLSATEAGALRERFADWQRQLTASQNENPAQ, encoded by the coding sequence GTGGACGAGCTGCACCGCCGACTGATCCGCATCGGGCTCGACGCACTCGCCGACGACTTCGGCTACGCCTTGGCAGGCGGCTACGCCGTCCAAGCCCACCAGATCGTCAACCGGGTCAGTGACGACGTCGACCTCTTTGCTCCCATCAACCGGGCCACCACCGAGATGCCCGAAGCCACCGAACGCGTCATCGCCGCCTACGAAGCCGCAGGCTTCACCGTGGAACTGGCCCACCAGAACTCCGAGCACACCTACACCCGACTGAACGTCACCGACCCCGTCAGCGGTACGCAGAACAAGGTGGAACTCGTCGCCGAGTTCCTCAACCACCCGCCCGTGCCCTCCGAACTCGGCCCAGTCCTGCACCCCGACGACGTCGCCGCCGGGAAGACCACCGCCCTGGACGGCCGGGCCGAGGTCCGCGACGCCATCGACGTCGACGGCCTCCTCAAGGCCGGATACACCCGCGAACGCCTGATGGAACTGGCCAAGCAGAACGACGGCGGCTTCGATCCGCGGATGTTCGCCGACTCACTCGCCCGCGTCCAGCGCTACACGGACAAGCAATTCGCCGCCTACGGCCTTTCCGCCACCGAGGCCGGGGCCTTGCGCGAGCGGTTCGCGGACTGGCAACGCCAGCTCACGGCATCGCAGAACGAGAACCCGGCCCAGTAA
- a CDS encoding tyrosine-type recombinase/integrase, with amino-acid sequence MVRAVRLNADDSLATVGTGHGSGSISWYTFALEYLVMRWPQVAAKTRNETNDALCAITLAMLRDVRGRPSDELLRQALRNWAFVVPRPEQRTAPSDVRLALRWAERASRPLTDLMDPAVMRAVLQALRLKQDGTVAAAETQRHQRMTLVNAVRYAIEQGMLRGDPIANVSWRIAKTVKQVDPRVVANPAQARSLLCAVSYVGSHRRARGRRLVGLFAGMYYAGLRPEEAVAVTLPDCVLPAEGWGRAILHITRPQAGKKWTDTGRLHDECGLKGRPLGDTRPVPLPPELVAQWRESVLTFGTADDGRLFFNERGGILASSTYDRVWHEARELALPPGLLSTPLAARPYDLRHSALSTWLNAGVDPTEVAERAGNSVEVLMTKYAKCLYGRATIANQRIEALLDEYD; translated from the coding sequence TTGGTCCGAGCGGTCCGGCTGAACGCGGATGATTCGCTGGCCACGGTAGGGACGGGCCACGGCTCGGGCAGCATCAGCTGGTACACCTTCGCGTTGGAATACCTGGTGATGCGTTGGCCGCAGGTTGCTGCGAAGACACGCAACGAAACCAATGATGCACTGTGCGCGATCACCCTGGCGATGCTCCGGGATGTGCGAGGCCGCCCGAGTGACGAGCTGCTGCGGCAGGCGCTTCGAAACTGGGCGTTTGTCGTGCCCCGGCCGGAGCAGCGGACGGCGCCCTCGGACGTGCGGCTTGCTCTGCGCTGGGCCGAGAGGGCGTCACGCCCGCTGACCGACCTGATGGATCCGGCCGTGATGCGGGCCGTGCTGCAAGCCCTACGGCTGAAACAGGACGGTACAGTCGCGGCGGCCGAGACCCAGCGGCACCAGCGCATGACCCTCGTGAACGCCGTGCGGTACGCGATCGAGCAGGGCATGCTCCGCGGGGATCCGATCGCCAATGTCAGTTGGCGGATCGCCAAGACTGTCAAACAGGTCGACCCGCGGGTGGTCGCCAACCCCGCCCAGGCCCGCTCCCTGCTCTGCGCCGTCTCCTACGTCGGCAGCCACCGGCGGGCCCGCGGGCGTCGGCTGGTCGGGCTGTTCGCCGGCATGTATTACGCCGGGCTGAGGCCCGAGGAGGCGGTCGCCGTGACCCTGCCGGACTGCGTATTGCCAGCGGAGGGCTGGGGCAGGGCGATTCTGCACATCACTCGCCCTCAGGCGGGCAAGAAGTGGACCGACACCGGGCGTCTCCATGACGAGTGTGGCCTGAAGGGGCGTCCGCTGGGGGACACCCGCCCGGTGCCGCTGCCGCCTGAGCTGGTGGCGCAGTGGCGAGAAAGTGTCCTCACCTTCGGTACCGCCGATGACGGGCGGCTGTTCTTCAACGAACGCGGTGGCATCCTCGCCTCCAGCACGTATGACCGCGTCTGGCACGAAGCCCGGGAGCTGGCCCTGCCGCCCGGCCTGCTGAGCACTCCACTCGCGGCTCGCCCCTACGACCTGCGGCACTCGGCCTTGTCCACCTGGCTCAACGCGGGCGTTGATCCCACGGAGGTCGCGGAACGCGCCGGCAACAGTGTCGAGGTCCTCATGACCAAGTACGCCAAGTGCCTGTACGGCCGGGCCACGATCGCCAACCAGCGCATCGAGGCTCTACTGGACGAATACGACTGA